Proteins co-encoded in one Brassica oleracea var. oleracea cultivar TO1000 chromosome C4, BOL, whole genome shotgun sequence genomic window:
- the LOC106341435 gene encoding polycomb group protein FERTILIZATION-INDEPENDENT SEED 2-like: protein MRGQRAGPKGRKCCKIFEKYSEDVPRDKANEISHVNGDNIPSSLARTRLSGQTSDIQTITQPEIGQSSKAKGPRAIGRKRLNPQRVGAERTDLLRSRQFYHSKTLQPMTLEEVLSDADSDNEDDQEFKDFQERMKIDRLVDASDEEKRFMWLWNTFIRKQRVYADKHVPWACEEFVKVHAKELITPKLLWQWRMFAIDTLCLKYGLICAKTMDKCSIILQKTQEAEEAPEEAAAAAEVAAAAEAEAAVAAAVAAAAAAKVAADAAAAKASAAQGTRKSARTQKKKTQEAASSSKANANGNEPQPMELDEEEH, encoded by the exons ATGCGAGGCCAAAGAGCTGGTCCTAAGGGACGTAAATGTTGTAAGATTTTTGAGAAGTATTCAGAAGATGTCCCTCGTGACAAAGCAAATGAAATTTCTCATGTGAACGGTGATAATATCCCATCCTCCCTAGCAAGAACTCGCTTGTCGGGACAGACTAGCGACATTCAGACAATAACTCAACCAGAGATAGGTCAGTCTTCTAAAGCTAAGGGGCCTCGTGCTATTGGGAGAAAAAGGTTAAATCCACAGCGGGTCGGGGCTGAAAG AACCGATCTTCTTAGGAGTCGGCAGTTCTATCACTCTAAAACATTGCAG CCAATGACTCTGGAAGAAGTACTGTCTGATGCGGACAGCGATAATGAAGATGATCAAGAATTTAAAGATTTTCAAGAACGCATG AAGATTGATCGGTTGGTGGATGCCAGCGATGAGGAGAAGAGATTTATGTGGCTTTGGAACACATTCATTAGAAAGCAAAG GGTGTACGCGGATAAACATGTTCCTTGGGCATGTGAAGAGTTCGTAAAAGTTCATGCGAAAGAGCTGATCACTCCTAAACTTCTCTG GCAATGGAGAATGTTCGCAATTGATACGCTGTGTTTAAAATACGGTCTGATATGCGCCAAGACCATGGACAAATGCAGTATCATCCTGCAGAAGACACAGGAAGCAGAAGAAGCACCAGAAGAAGCGGCGGCAGCAGCAGAAGTGGCGGCAGCGGCAGAAGCGGAGGCAGCAGTGGCGGCAGCAGTGGCAGCAGCAGCAGCGGCAAAAGTGGCAGCAGATGCAGCGGCAGCAAAAGCATCCGCCGCTCAAGGCACAAGAAAAAGCGCCAGAACGCAAAAGAAGAAGACGCAAGAAGCAGCATCCTCCTCGAAAGCTAATGCTAATGGCAACGAGCCACAGCCTATGGAACTTGATGAAGAAGAACATTAG
- the LOC106339446 gene encoding putative dual specificity protein phosphatase DSP8, producing MYIEDVTEKEERSADGDKAIVVTTKMALVGVGARALFYPTLVYNVVRNKVEAEFHWWDRVAQFILLGAVPFPSDVPRLKELGVCGVITLNEPYETLVPSSLYKSYCIDHLVIATRDYCFAPSMEAVCQAVEFIHRNASLGKTTYVHCKAGRGRSTTVVICYLVQHKHMTPEEAYSYVKSIRPRVKLATSQWKAVLEYYHVRVLNTQSSLTDATSALIPRNVKQVCSGNVVVFEDGSMVVVTHSDVEGYDDDSKRSMNVAGNELWVKVVGQAALARISCFWLGLRHDHKLSRKNLSMSGIRVDISVY from the exons ATGTATATCGAAGACGTGACGGAGAAGGAAGAGAGATCGGCGGATGGAGATAAGGCGATAGTGGTGACGACGAAGATGGCACTGGTTGGTGTAGGCGCTCGTGCCTTGTTCTATCCAACTTTGGTTTACAACGTTGTTAGGAATAAGGTCGAGGCTGAGTTTCATTGGTGGGATCGGGTCGCTCAG TTTATATTACTTGGAGCTGTGCCGTTTCCATCTGATGTTCCGCGGCTGAAGGAGCTTGGTGTTTGTGGAGTCATCACTCTGAATGAGCCTTATGAGACTTTGGTTCCATCATCTCTCTACAAA TCTTATTGCATTGACCACCTGGTGATTGCCACGAGGGACTATTGTTTTGCACCTTCCATGGAAGCCGTATGCCAAGCTGTAGAGTTTATCCATA GAAATGCTTCCCTTGGGAAGACGACTTATGTTCATTGCAAGGCGGGTCGGGGCCGCAGCACAACCGTCGTCATATGCTACTTG GTGCAACACAAACACATGACACCTGAAGAAGCATATTCCTACGTGAAGTCAATCAGGCCTAGAGTGAAATTAGCCACCTCCCAATGGAAG GCCGTGCTTGAGTACTACCATGTCAGGGTTCTGAATACTCAGAGTTCCTTAACTGATGCAACTTCAGCTTTGATCCCGAGAAATGTAAAGCAGGTTTGTTCTGGGAATGTGGTTGTGTTTGAGGATGGGTCGATGGTGGTAGTGACCCACTCGGATGTAGAGGGCTATGATGATGACTCAAAGAGGTCAATGAATGTTGCCGGTAACGAGTTATGGGTGAAAGTGGTGGGACAGGCTGCATTGGCGAGGATCTCGTGCTTCTGGCTTGGCTTGCGTCACGACCACAAGCTTTCTCGGAAAAATCTTTCCATGAGTGGTATAAGAGTCGACATTTCTGTCTACTAA
- the LOC106338013 gene encoding uncharacterized protein LOC106338013, with amino-acid sequence MFVTKWSPGIQQIKPKLEMVPVWLEFTGVPLQFFNKDALKEIAMVGHPLCLHPATENLTNIEVAKVYTVIDPRKPLPEFVNARFECGDTRRIAVTSPWLPSLCSFCKKFGHTITRCKHAPKTCLTCNSVKHPTALCPRTNHSVADKEKHEKEGKKREGKKPIKSLLPIVGQPAVTTNTVDPKNAKLPAPKRTAGTHKEKPADAPAYKEILTSSLSPSIADIVASPGSQGHSGSSVSVSHDLSKGSLCVDLSAEGCFEDHQQTSTGSSGSFSDILLSEEDDNSSNDGDEFIEFFSKRHKKRAKTNARARDPLIL; translated from the coding sequence ATGTTTGTCACTAAGTGGTCTCCAGGTATCCAGCAAATCAAACCAAAACTGGAGATGGTGCCGGTTTGGCTTGAGTTTACAGGAGTACCACTCCAGTTCTTCAACAAGGACGCCCTGAAAGAGATTGCAATGGTTGGACACCCACTTTGCTTGCATCCTGCTACAGAAAACCTTACCAACATCGAGGTAGCTAAGGTGTATACTGTCATTGACCCGAGGAAGCCACTCCCAGAGTTTGTCAATGCACGATTTGAGTGTGGAGATACTAGAAGAATTGCTGTTACGAGCCCTTGGCTCCCTTCACTCTGCTCTTTCTGCAAAAAGTTTGGACATACTATCACAAGATGTAAGCATGCTCCTAAAACTTGCCTGACTTGCAACTCAGTGAAGCATCCTACTGCCTTGTGCCCCCGCACAAATCACTCAGTTGCTGATAAGGAGAAACATGAGAAGGAGGGTAAGAAACGGGAGGGCAAGAAACCTATAAAAAGCCTTCTCCCTATTGTTGGACAGCCTGCCGTGACTACTAATACGGTGGACCCCAAGAATGCTAAGCTGCCTGCCCCAAAACGCACGGCTGGCACCCATAAGGAAAAACCAGCTGATGCTCCCGCCTATAAGGAGATTCTGACAAGCTCCCTATCTCCCTCCATTGCTGACATCGTGGCATCCCCTGGCTCACAAGGTCACTCTGGAAGCTCGGTCTCTGTATCTCATGATCTATCGAAGGGAAGTTTATGTGTAGATCTCTCGGCTGAAGGGTGTTTTGAAGATCATCAACAGACTAGCACTGGCTCTTCTGGCTCTTTCTCTGACATTCTACTCTCTGAAGAGGATGATAACTCATCAAATGATGGGGATGAATTCATTGAATTTTTCTCCAAGAGACACAAGAAGCGGGCAAAAACGAATGCTAGGGCTAGAGACCCTTTAATCCTCTAA